In Thermus hydrothermalis, the following proteins share a genomic window:
- the rbfA gene encoding 30S ribosome-binding factor RbfA has protein sequence MYGRAHLEERLKRALAEALQGLEDPRLFLLTVEAVRLSPDGQVLTVYVEAFAEEEKALAALEHAKGRLLSALAERVRLRRLPRLAFVPWRPQPS, from the coding sequence ATGTACGGCCGGGCCCATTTGGAGGAGCGCCTGAAGCGGGCCCTGGCCGAGGCCCTCCAGGGCCTCGAGGACCCCCGGCTCTTCCTCCTCACCGTGGAGGCGGTGCGGCTTTCCCCCGACGGGCAGGTCCTCACCGTCTACGTGGAGGCCTTCGCCGAGGAGGAAAAGGCCCTGGCCGCCTTGGAGCACGCCAAGGGGAGGCTCCTTTCCGCCCTGGCGGAAAGGGTGCGCCTCCGCCGCCTGCCCCGGCTAGCGTTTGTGCCATGGAGACCACAACCCTCCTAA
- a CDS encoding acyl-CoA thioesterase: METTTLLKVRYAETDQMGVVHHSVYAVYLEAARVDFLEQAGLPYHAIEARGVYFPVVELGLTFRAPAHFGEVVAVKTRLAGLSRRDLRFAYRVEREGLLLAEGYTRHVCQVGERAGRIPEDLYQALSVLHLG, encoded by the coding sequence ATGGAGACCACAACCCTCCTAAAGGTCCGCTACGCCGAAACCGACCAGATGGGGGTGGTGCACCACTCCGTCTACGCCGTTTACCTGGAGGCGGCCCGGGTGGATTTTCTGGAGCAAGCGGGGCTTCCCTACCACGCCATTGAGGCCCGGGGCGTCTATTTCCCCGTGGTGGAGCTTGGCCTCACCTTCCGCGCCCCGGCCCACTTCGGCGAGGTGGTGGCGGTGAAAACCCGGCTTGCCGGCCTTTCCCGGCGCGACCTCCGCTTCGCCTACCGGGTGGAGCGGGAGGGCCTGCTCTTGGCGGAGGGCTACACCCGCCACGTCTGCCAGGTGGGGGAAAGGGCGGGGCGTATTCCGGAGGACCTCTACCAAGCCTTGAGTGTGCTACACTTAGGGTAG
- a CDS encoding AAA family ATPase → MVLTGPRQVGKTTLALAVGEERKALYLELESEADRPG, encoded by the coding sequence GTGGTCCTCACAGGACCCCGGCAGGTGGGCAAGACCACCTTGGCCTTGGCGGTGGGGGAGGAGCGGAAGGCCCTCTATCTGGAATTGGAGTCCGAGGCGGACCGGCCCGGCTAA
- a CDS encoding aspartate aminotransferase family protein, giving the protein MGMDPFTLFERHINPGLAGLLRFTGLDRIESHAEGPYVWDTTGKRYLDFLGLYGTLNLGHRHPKVVAAVEAQLRRMPMSVRVLVSEPTARLAAKLAEITPEGLEMVFFGNSGAEAVEAAIKLARAYTGKPGIVTTQGGFHGKTMGALSLTPKPEYQDPAKPLLPGVKVVPYGDLEALEAAIDEETAAVIVEPIQGEGGIRVPPEGYLRGVRELTQRRGVLMIADEVQTGLGRTGKLFGVDWEGVSPDLMTLAKALGGGVMPIGACVGRREVFEVFKQNPLYHSSTFGGNPLAAAAALAAIEVTLEERLPERALEVGGYLMEGLKALQTEFPHLIEDVRGRGLMLGIEFTDADIGALVVAELAERGVITAFGLNNPKVVRLEPPLIIGKEHVDEALSALSESLKATEKALEGLLG; this is encoded by the coding sequence TTGGGCATGGACCCCTTCACCCTCTTTGAACGGCACATCAACCCTGGGCTCGCTGGGCTTCTCCGCTTTACCGGCCTTGACCGCATTGAGTCCCACGCCGAAGGCCCTTACGTCTGGGACACCACGGGCAAGCGCTACCTGGACTTCCTGGGGCTTTACGGCACCCTGAACCTGGGGCACCGCCACCCCAAGGTGGTGGCGGCGGTGGAGGCCCAACTGAGGCGCATGCCCATGTCCGTGCGGGTTCTGGTTTCCGAGCCCACGGCCCGGCTTGCCGCCAAACTGGCGGAGATCACCCCCGAGGGCCTGGAGATGGTCTTCTTCGGCAACTCTGGGGCCGAGGCGGTGGAGGCGGCCATCAAGCTGGCCCGGGCCTACACGGGGAAGCCCGGCATCGTCACCACCCAAGGGGGCTTCCACGGCAAGACCATGGGGGCCCTTTCCCTCACCCCCAAGCCCGAGTACCAGGACCCCGCCAAACCCCTCCTTCCCGGGGTCAAGGTGGTGCCCTATGGGGACCTCGAGGCCCTGGAGGCTGCCATAGACGAGGAAACCGCCGCCGTCATCGTGGAGCCCATCCAGGGGGAAGGGGGGATCCGGGTTCCCCCGGAAGGGTACCTGAGGGGTGTCAGGGAGCTTACCCAAAGGCGGGGCGTCCTCATGATCGCCGACGAGGTGCAGACCGGCCTCGGCCGCACCGGGAAGCTTTTTGGGGTGGACTGGGAAGGGGTTTCCCCCGACCTCATGACCCTAGCCAAGGCCTTAGGGGGTGGGGTGATGCCCATCGGGGCCTGCGTGGGCCGGCGGGAGGTCTTTGAGGTCTTCAAGCAAAACCCCCTCTACCACTCCTCCACCTTCGGCGGCAACCCCCTGGCGGCGGCGGCGGCCCTGGCGGCCATTGAGGTCACCTTGGAGGAGAGGCTTCCCGAGAGGGCCTTGGAGGTGGGGGGCTACCTCATGGAGGGGCTCAAGGCCCTGCAAACGGAGTTCCCCCACCTCATAGAGGACGTGCGGGGCCGGGGGCTGATGCTGGGCATAGAGTTCACCGACGCCGACATCGGGGCCTTGGTGGTGGCGGAGCTGGCCGAGCGGGGGGTCATCACCGCCTTCGGCCTCAACAACCCCAAGGTGGTGCGCCTCGAGCCCCCGCTCATCATCGGCAAGGAACACGTGGACGAGGCCCTGTCCGCCCTCTCCGAGAGCTTGAAGGCCACGGAGAAGGCCTT